GCCACACCGCGATGCTCACACTCCGGTGCCCACGATGCGATGGCGCATCTTTTTGATGCACACCCAATCTGTTCTTGGACTTACGCCAAGTACTTTTCCGCCTCAATCACGGCAGCAGCAATCTGGCGCTTCAGGGCCTTGGCGTTGACAGGTTGGAAGCGTGTGAGCTTACGCAGCACAGACAACTGTGTCCGCAGCGTATCGCCTTCCTCCATCGCAGCCAGCGTGTCCCTGGCATAGCCCTCGATGCGGGCAAAAGCTTCTCGAGTGTAGACCTCCACCATCGCAAGCTTGAGGTCTGCCGAACGGCCTGCTTCCACAGCCTTTTTGGCCCGCAGGAGCGCACTTTCAATCGCATAGATTTCGATGGCGATGTCCGCCAGGTTCGCAAGAATCTCCTGTTCGTCCTTCAGCGCCTGCATGTATTTCTGCACGGCCGATCCGCCTACGAACAAGAACACCTTCTTCGCCATCTCGAGCAAATGGCTTTCAACGCCGAGGACTTCGGACTCGTCAGGGGTCGGCAACATGCCCATGAGTTCCTCCTGCAGTCCAGAAGCAACCTGCAACAAAGGCAATTCACCCTTCATCGCTTTGCGAAGCAACGTGTCCGGGATGATGATGCGGTTAATCTCGTTTGTCCCCTCAAAAATCCGGTTGATTCGAGAGTCACGGTACATCCGCTCAATCACATACTCCTGAATGAAACCGACGCCGCCGTGAATCTGAACGCCTTCGTCGACGACAAAGTCGAGGGCTTCTGAGGCAAACACCTTGTTCACGGAGCATTCGATGGCATACTCCTCAATGGCCTTCGCCACGGTCCGGCCATCGGAGGTATCTCCAAGTTGCTCAAGCTGCTTGTCGATGTCGCCTGTCGAGCGATACGACATACTCTCTGCGACATAGGCACGGATGTTCATATCTGCAATCTTCTGCTGAATCAGCGGGAAGTTCGCGATTGAAGTCTTGAACTGCTGGCGCTGTTTTGCGTATTGAACAGACGTCTCGATGGCCGACTTCATGCCGCCGACGCAGCCAACAGCCAGTTTGTAGCGGCCAATGTTCAAGATGTTAAAGGCAATGACGTGCCCACGACCCGGCTCGCCGAGCAGGTTTTCCACCGGAACCTTGACGTTGTCGAGGATGAGTTGGCGCGTCGAGGATGCCTTGATGCCCATCTTTTTCTCCTCG
The Alicyclobacillus curvatus genome window above contains:
- a CDS encoding acyl-CoA dehydrogenase family protein, with protein sequence MTTEQGQLTKGGAFLLEETSPHNIFTPEDFTSEHHMIAETTRAFVEGEILPNSETLEHQDWDLTVKLLRKAGELGLLAADVPEAYDGLGADKVSSALITEYITRGGSFALSHGAHVGIGSLPIVFFGTEEQKQKYLPSLAAGEKIAAYALTEPGSGSDALGAKTVAKLSDDGKYYVLNGTKQFITNSAFADIFIVYAKIDGEKFSAFIVERGYEGVSTGPEEKKMGIKASSTRQLILDNVKVPVENLLGEPGRGHVIAFNILNIGRYKLAVGCVGGMKSAIETSVQYAKQRQQFKTSIANFPLIQQKIADMNIRAYVAESMSYRSTGDIDKQLEQLGDTSDGRTVAKAIEEYAIECSVNKVFASEALDFVVDEGVQIHGGVGFIQEYVIERMYRDSRINRIFEGTNEINRIIIPDTLLRKAMKGELPLLQVASGLQEELMGMLPTPDESEVLGVESHLLEMAKKVFLFVGGSAVQKYMQALKDEQEILANLADIAIEIYAIESALLRAKKAVEAGRSADLKLAMVEVYTREAFARIEGYARDTLAAMEEGDTLRTQLSVLRKLTRFQPVNAKALKRQIAAAVIEAEKYLA